The region CTAATTAATATTCTATTGTTTATTTGAAATTAGATAAGAGAGCTGACTTAAGTGTTttcacccctacacacacatacacacacacacacacacacgtaggcaaTATTGGATGGTGATGGTTGTGTTGACTGTGGCAGTTATACAAGATAGGTGTATATCATCATATTGTATATCTTCAATATATGCAATTTtgtcaatgaaatattttaaaataaaaagttctgctgggcattggtggtgcatgcctttaatcccagcatgtgggaggcagaggcatgggaaTCTCagtgcattccaggccagcctggtctacaaagagagtttgttacacagagaaaccctgtttcaaacaaacaaaaaagtttccCAAACCACATCACATGGGGAATGAGTAAAGAAACAAAGTTTGATTAGATGAAGAAGGCTAATTGTCTTTTTAATTCCAGATTACTTacatgaacaacaaaaacaaaacaaaacaaaacagaaaaacaaaacagaaaaaaactttagAAACTCCCTAAAGGCCAGTGAGGTTTTTAAGAGTCTAGACAGAGGAAAATACTGCTGGACTTCAGGTTGGCAGCTTGGCAAAGAAATGTAGCAAGCTATGGTGTTGTTATTATCTTAGCCCTGGAGACCACCCAACAAAAATGTGGGTGGAGTCAACTTGTTTCTGGAGCATTATACTCCTAACATCAGCTCCTGGGCCACTGCTGCCTCCTCTTGCATTCTAGCCCAAACATCTACCCTGTAGGTGCCTCTCCTTCCCTGTGTGATATACTGGCTAAGACTAGGAATTATGTGCTGTTAAATGGCCGAAGGTTGAATTCCAACTTCCAAAATAAACCATGTGTGTGACTTTGGATAGGTcaggtgcctcagtttcctcatttggtAAATACTAGTCATAGGAAACAGCTTCTGAAGATTGGCAGGATTCAAGAGGCAGGCATCCAGACACGGCAGCACATAGCACATACATGTGGCCCCCACCACTCAGGATAAGGATTTTCAGCTACATAGGTGAGTTTATAAAAGGTCACCCTGGGATTTCTGAggctctccccaccccaaagACAGCTGTTATAATAGGCAGGCCATGTattatataatcatattataataTTATGCGATAGTAAAGGAAATAGAATCACAGAATGCATGGGGGTGAGGTGTGCTTCTACCACTGTTGATGGCGGACCAAAGCTTTCACATGCCACTGGATGAATGCCCTCCCCCTGGAAAATGGAAATAGCATTACCACGTTCCTCCTAGACTCACTCTGAGAATCTATTTTAAAACTCAGCTAGCTTCCTTCAACCTTTCTCTGTTGGACTAACTTGAAACTTCGTACATGTCCGCTGCCAAGTACTCAGGGAAGCTAAGGTATGTTTTCTTGGTTGGCCCAACTATCTCAGAAGCCAAATAAATTCGTAGCTAGTTTTCATAACTAAGATCAGCCAATTTACTTCCTCAGCTAAAAGgtactgctttcattttttttttcttcaaagtactTAGCCTGAGATTGGACAGTAATGAACATAATCAATTACTATGTCCTGTACCTACAACAGTGCCTGAAACAGAATAGACATTAACTAAATGACCTGAAGCGACTGGCTCCCTCCCAGGGCTTCCGTGAGCCATATTTTGCTGTTTAAGATCGTTTCAGTCTCCTTGAATTGGAACCACAATGTTAGGCTGAGATGGAAGACCCCTCCACTTGATCCTACTCCCTGGTTAGCTCCAACACGGGAGATTGGAGTCTGGGAAGAGCATTGCTTTCTTCGCTTAAGCTACTAAATTGCAACGTCTGCCCAAAGGGATGGAGTAATGAAAGCTGAGCGGCGCTGGgcgggaggaagtggaggagagagagccaTAGGCTTAAGGCGGAGCCTTGGCTGAAGAGCCTGTCTGCGGTTGAGGCAAATCATCCAGCCATCCGAGGGCGCTGCGCTGGGATCTTACAGACTCTATGGTAGCTGTCTCCCACGGCTCTGAGGAAGTGCACCCGGGCACCGCCTATAAACTTCCGTTGCtagctttccctctttctttctgtgccgGTATCGCACCCGCCAACATGGTATGATCGCGTATCGGGGTTTCGTAGTATCCAGCACAATCCTTGCAGCCGGCATGGACAGTATTGTCCCAGAGTGCGTCAAGGCTCCGTTAGGACCTCGATGTACCTAAGAAATCTAGCATTGCCGAGAGCGACACACAGGGAACTGAGTTCTGGGCGGAGGAATTGGAGTGGTGGGGCGATTTAGCTGCGGGTGGATACAGTTTGGCGCGTGTGACTGAACCACGTTTTAAATCTACGTGGTCGTTGTGTTTTAGTGAGTAGTTGTAGTTCCAGATCCAGGGAGGGTGCTGGGTCATTGCGGTCCGGTAACTGCACGTTCTGAATgccttacttttttaaaaaaaaaaaaaataggtgaacGTTCCTAAGACCCGCCGGACATTCTGCAAGAAATGTGGCAAGCACCAACCCCACAAAGTGACCCAGTACAAGAAGGGCAAAGATTCTTTGTATGCCCAGGGTAAGCTGCTTATATGTAATTTGATGATGGCTAGGGGACAGGGATGGGGAGTTGGTGGGAGATAAAGGCCAGCTATGTAAAGGAAGCTGGTCTGGAATAAGCAATCCTACCTCAGCCTCAAGGGTTGGGGCTGTTACTGTTTCCTGAATGTAAATAATCTGGTTTTGATGTGACGCTTGTGAGAAGTATTAACAAGTCCAGGTATTCCCCCCTCCTTGGATGCAGGGCACCCCCAATTTAAACTTAAGACTTTTACTTGTGGCTGTTTTGACATAGGATCTGTATACAGCATACCATAACAAATAACTTTTTCCAGGAAAGCGGCGTTATGACAGGAAACAGAGTGGCTATGGTGGGCAGACTAAGCCTATTTTCCGCAAAAAGGTTAGTGATACCTAACTGACATGTTTCTTGATTATTGTGGTAAGGACCTTGGCATTTGCGATCTCTATAGTCTACAAGCATTAGTATAGTGTTACAGCTAAGCTATCGCACTTAGCGGCAGGAATGTTTCCAAGGCAGTGGAGCTGGGAATCAACACTGATCTGACTATAGTCTAGAGTATAGCATCTCACTTTAAAGAggcaaaaatgaaagaatgtgcCCCTCTTTCCTAAAAAGTGAATTATGTGTGTACCAGCAAGACCGTTCTTTCGTTTATCGTCATGTCTGAATCCTAAGCTCTTTGTTGCTggaggctcagtggtagagtttgagggcaacccaggttcaattccctgtaTTGCCATGAAGGGCTATCTGGATTTCTCAGTCTCATGAAGTCTTACAGTGCATGTGTAGGCCTTCCACTGGCTGAGTTCTGGAATCTTCTCCAGTTTAATGAAGTTCCTTCTTTAGGGAACctgcatttatttgttcatttctttgtttctattctgcCAGCCTGGTTGTAGAAATTAAATGACAACTTTGGGTCCTGGATTGGGTGTCGGGAAATGGgaatgcttgtttgtttaaatgcTTAGCTCATTTTCTGCGGAAGAGGGAGGTGTTTCAGCTTTCAGACTGCAAACTAGCAACAAACCTATCACTAAattagtgtatttttaaaagttgattattagccaggtggcggtggtgcatgactttaatcccagcccccgggaggcagggacaggtgggtctctgagttcaaggccaacctgttacatagggaaaccctcTATTGAAAAAAAAGTTGATTATTAGTGGGGAGTGTAACAGAATTTGGGGCTAATTGAAGTCTTAAGAAAATTGGTGAATTCCAAAAGTTGTATTTCATACTTGCATAAATTTGGCtggcttttattttacttaaccACTAAAGAATACAAGTAGCCTGAAAGGCTACAAATTTTAAAGTAGCTTTTTTGGGGTAGGGGGAGGCAATGTcatgtagcccgggctggcctcaaattcatgtgGTTGCAGCTtgtctccacctccaaagtgctgggaacacaggtgtgcacaaccaGATCCAGCTTCAGTTTTCCTACTGTTTAGCTCAAAATGATTGGCTTCTGGATCTTTTTTCTCTCCATACCCGAATACAGATTGTGGCAAACTAATTTTGTGAAGATTTtgacttcatttcttttgtaggctaaaactacaaagaagatTGTCCTGAGACTGGAATGTGTTGAGCCCAACTGCAGGTCGAAGAGGATGCTGGCTATTAAGAGATGCAAGCattttgaactgggaggtgataaGAAGAGAAAGGTACTCTCCTTTGAAATTGGCCTTATTTGTAGAGGAAACTGTTCTGAGCTTACTGTGCCACAGGGCATCCTCAACAGTAATTGTCCACAGCTGTAGGTACAAGTTCATAGCCCACATCTGAAATGCTTGGGACCAGAAGTTTTTTGGGGgattggtttttcaatacagagtttctctgtagctttggagcttgtcctgaacttgctctgtagactaggctggcctcagacacagAGATCCCTCCTGTCTATaacctactgagtgctgggattagagatgtgcaccaccactgccaggaggatggttttttgtttggtttggtttttcaaggcagggtttctctgtaggccCAGCTGTCCTTTGTAGAGCAGGCGGGCCTCAAaccagatctgcctgcccctgcctcccgggtgctgggattaaaggtgtgcactaccactgcttagcaagtattttatttttaggttttgtttttcagatttgtGAGCTTTTTATGGGCCTTATTAGCTGAAAAATCTAACACCAGTATATCTGAATGGCTTAAGGATTTTAGTGTGGGGGCAACAGGGTCTCCTTAGAAATGTTTTGTGGTCTTGGATTGAAGCCAGGGCCATGGTAGGCAGGCACCCAACTACTAAGCTACGTGCTAAGCCCATGGATAATGGAAGGTTCCTTAAAAACTAGAAGCACACCACTTTgttcttctgttctgtttacaGGGCCAAGTGATCCAGTTCTAAGCTGATCTTgttatgaagacaataaaatcatgAGCTTTCACTCAACCTCGTTTGATTGCAGTTGGTCTTTTGGGAGGGAAAAAACTGAAGCTGTCAAGAAATTCCCTCAGCTTGCTGGCTGAGTGCTACTTTAGGATTGAACCTTGTTGAGCCGGTGTGAAACGTGACTAGTCACCGGGATCATACAGCTTAAAATACACAAGATACTGGTTATAAAATAATACTCTTATTTCAAGGTATAGGAGTTTGCTACTTGGGGAGTGTAGTGGGGCGATTTGGCTCAATTCTCCGGGCAGCATAGTATACTCCAATATACATTGCTTGCTTTAGATTATGTTCCTTTAAACACCTTGACTTATCCACATACCTTTTAGGTGAGACTATTGAAGTGCCCCCCAACAAACCCACCTCTTGGGGGTGCTAGAAATTAAtctgggtccttgggaagagcagcaactgctctcaATCTGCCGAGTTAGTTACTCCGGCCCATGTCTGGGTTTAACTTTTTTGGCGTGAATGTAGGGGGTCAGAAATCAGCTTTTGAAAGTTTTCTACTAAGGGTTCCAGGGTCAAACCCAGGTCATTAAGCTTTTCCTGAAATTATCTGCCCCCTTTAGTATTTTAGGTAGGCGATTTTAATACCATTTTTGTGCATTGAAGATATCGGGTATATATGCTTGCTCATCGTGTGTGATTGACATTTTTGCATATCCCTAGCTGGTCAACCTCGGTGGTCCTCCagctttctgaatgctgtgattatgtgtgtgcacaattgCTTTGTGAGAGTAGTTAACAATGGATGACATGGATTGGCACATCTGCTAATTTGGTTGTCTTTATTTGCagtgcctcccaagtactgggattaaaggcatgctacCACAGCTGACCATCAACTGACATCTTTGAAATCTACCGAGGAAGCcgatttcatttttcctttgcaataaACTATAAGCAAATCATACCAAGTGACTCACCTAGTGGTCAGCGTGTGGTTGGCATGTCTTTAAATCCTGGCTCTAGAGCTAGCTGAGTAATCAAGAACAATCCGTTATTCTGGTTCCTGAGGACCTTATACCCTTTTGACTTCTGGGCATCTTGCATGCATGTGGaacacatacatgaaggcaagacactcaaacacataaaaatgtagtttttttttaaaaaatcccggCTTTATGGATTCTTACTCAAATATGAACCAGAACACCTGAAGCATCTGTTAGCAGCATCTGACACAGGAGTACCCACTTTTGTTTCAAAAGCCTTTCCAAAAACTTACCAGGACAAGTAGCTTTTAAAGGCCATGATTTTGGGATACTTTATTGAAGGGATcacaggaaagaggcagggagtgTTTTGGTCCTTAGTAACATTGGCCATTTACTGTACACCTCTGCCTTCAAACAGTCAAACATAGTCTAGCCGAAGCAGAACAGTGCCTGAGGGATTTATTCGCGTTTTTAAGGTTAAAGTCCATTCATAGAAGCCTAGCTGTTCTTTCACAGGGAGGAGCTGCGTGATGATGCAACCAGGATTGCAGGCTATTCCTTGACCTAGAGAAGAAACCTGGATGGTGTAAGAACGAGGTCCCCCAATTTCCTGCAGGTTTCTCAGAGCTACCGCCCAGGCTAAGTTTGAGAGTGGTTTTTCCCAAACCTCAAAGTTGTTTTCCTGAAAAGTCAAGAAAAGAAGTATGAGCATGTGGGGACCCCATTACTGGCCTTACTTGATATTTTAGCCTTAATTGTCAGAACACTTGAAGGAAAAATTAAGATCAGCCAGCAGgatgttttagaaattaaaaaagtagccgggcggtggtggcgcatgcctttaatcccagcactcaggacagaggcagatctcttgagttcgaggccagcctggtctacagagtttcaggatggccaggactacagagaaaccctgttttgaataGCAAGCAGAAAGACCACCGGATCCtgagcacctttaatcccagcattcaggaggcagaggtagtgggTCTGActtggaggccagtctgatctacagagggagttccaggacagccagggctgcacagagaaaccccatctcggaaaaccaaacaacaaaaaaggaaaaattcagtAATAGCTTTAATTACTCAGTTCTCAAACTCAagggaaaaataactaaaaaaatgcCAACCATTTCTTCATGTATCACAGTTAGGCTTAAGATAATTTGGTACTTAAGTATTAAAAAGCCATCATAAGATACTACAAATAGTAAACTTTAAGGCAGGATAGTATATTCCTGGTCAGATTTTTCCCAGGAAGTACTACTTACCTTTCTAAAACAGTACCCCTGCTTGCCCAAGGGGTCTTGGTTGATGGCGATTACATCCTCATTCTGAAGTAGAGCTTTGGCTTGAGAACTGATTTGTCGGAGATCATTGGACATGAGTAGAGGCGCTGCCATGATAGCCCAGAGGGCCATCTGAGTTACCTGCTGGTCCCAACTGAGGCCAAAGTTGCCAATCACTAACtagaacacagaggaaaggaaTTGAGGCAAGGGAAAATTcaaatgtttggttttttgttgttgttggggcaCAGAGATCCTTGTATTCACATTGAAGCATTAAggaaaaccaggaatgttaaacacacaggggcCTCTTCTCGGGGGAAGTGATAAAATACCTGCTTTCCTGCCCGGAAAGCTGGGAGTGGATTTTAACAACCTGGTGACTTTGTTATCTGTGGAGGCAGACCTCACCCAAATTCCCCAGAATGATTATCCCAGACTCTTCCCTCCTAGACCATTACCCATCCTTAGGGGAGAGGTCACACTTTATGTCCTGCTGACTTATATGTCCCCCTGACTTATCAGGGACCACACTAGATTCTAGGCCTTTTAGCTATAGAACCCACCCTCATGGTCACTCGTGCTGTGTAAGTGTTTGTTTGGTGGGGCGGGGAGaattcaagatagggtttctctgtagccctggctgttctggagctctgtagaccaggctgtccttgaactcacagaggtcccctgcccctgcctcccaagtgctgggattaaaggtgtgcaccaccacactctgcTGTGTAAGAGTTTCTAcctacggggctggagagatggctcagtggttaagagcactgcctgctcttccaaaggtcctgagttcaattcccagcaaccacatggtggctcacagccatctggaattagatctagtgccctcttctgacatgcaggcatatatacaggcagaacactgtatacataataagttaataaatcttttaaaaaaatgtttctaccTATGTAGCTTTATTGTACACCTAGGATTGGAGTGATCACTGCCtggaaaccttttcccaaattctactatgttttaaatatgttgaCAGTGAACTGCCTGGCATCAGACTCCAAAGTCTGATCCAGGCTGACGAAGTCAATCTGCACTGGGACTTCATTCTCATCTCTGTGCTACACAGTGCCTGTCAGAACATTTAAACAATTTCCTAGATGGTTGACTGAGAGAAACCATTTTCCACAGCACTGTCATGGGGGTGCTCATGGAGAACCTCATCCCAGGGCCAGGTGTGTAGGTCAGTGCTAAAAACCTTGCTTGGTTTATGCTAGGTCCTGCTCTCAGACCCAGGCACcaacagaaaaaaagccacatgcTCTTGAATGAGGAGGGCTCAGATCTTTACCATGTCTGGGTCATTCCAACCCCCTGGTCCAGCGACTCCAACAATCTCCTTCTGGTTAGTTGTTGTCCAGGTCAAGATATTCTTTATGCTTTCCCAGGAATCATAAACATCATCAAAATTTCTCCAGTGATTGCAATAATATTGGATATCTGTATAATTGGGCTATAAAAAGACAGAATTGGTTAACTTGCTATGAGATGCTAACGATCCAGTTTAAAGGAGGCATTGATGGCCTATAGTGTAGAGATCAAAAGTCTCCCccataacaaataacaaaacctGGAGTTCTGAATGTAAGGGAATTTCACTAGAAGATGTTCACTTCATATGTAGGCCATATAATTTTAAGTTCCTGTTTAAAGTGaccttaatattatttatgctggATATGCACTGAACTGTCTAGGTACTGCCTGGCATTaggaaagaattttgtttttgactGGAATCTATAAACTAGCCTAAAGTGGGCATGTTTcaatttttgtaataaaataattacaaagatcTAAATAAGTAGAAATAAGGCTTATAAAATTATATAGGATGCCATCAAACACGATAAAATCTGAATCCGAGACAAGTAATTTGTGGAATGAATCAGTTTATGTAGATATGTAGGTGTGATATCCAAGGGCTACAATGTTGAGGAAAAAAGACTAcctaaaaatttcaagaaaataatagGGATTGATTCCATCAATACTTATTCAATACAGTGAGAAAGACCTACCCTCCTGGATTTACATTCTAGTCGGGAGATGgacaaacaagtaaacaataaAGATACGCTCTTACAGGGAAACCAAGCAGCTAATGATGAGAGAGTAAATGGGCAGAAGACTATTTTAAAATGGAGAAGACTCAAGTTTGTAGCATCTGGTCAGATTTCAATGTTAAGTAGCCAACCCTTTTAAAATCTTGGGTGAAGGCTTGGcagaaataataagcaaatacatCACCATAGACTTTTATGAAAATGTCTTTGTGTTGCCCAGTACCATGCACGGTGAATACACACCAACAAGGTAAATACAGTATTtgatgaacagaaagaaaaatagtgcAGGGCGGGGAAAGAGCTGTTGGGGGATGGAGAGGCGGGCAAGAGGCAGGTTAATGGAGCTTGATTTTATTCCAAGTGCAATGGAAGGAAAGCAGGGGAAGTTTTAAGGAGGGGACTGATGGGATGCCCTTGACATTTCTCAGAAGACAGTTCTGCCGCTGCTTGGAAaatggtgggggcagggaagcgAGCAGAAGTAGAGAGATCAGGCTGTCAGAGCAGGCTGGGTGAGAGATGAGAATGGCCTGGTAGGCCAGTGTGGATGTGGATGACAGATGTTAGTAATTCAAGACAGAATTTGGAGCAAATATTGGCAGGATTGCTGGTGAACAgtgaaataaaaggggaaaaaaatcaaagatagtTTCGTGGTTAGCGGAAACTTAGACTATAATTATAAGCGTTCTGAAATTTAGATTCTGGGCTCACTAGCTCACCTTCTGAAAAGGTCTCATATAAAGAGGCCACTCACAGGAGTACACAATGCCTCTCCCAGTCCTGTTCAAGGCCAAGGACATGTACTTATAACCTGTGTGAGAAAACAATGGGTAAAAtaagggagagaagggaattcCCAGCTCATGCTGAACATTTGAAGAAGCCACTCAGAAGTTCCAATCCAGGTCTATATTGTAAACCAGTGACAGGGACAGGCTACTCTCTGCTGGGATTGCAATGAGGTGGTGCAGAGAGGATGCAGATATAGGGAAAGACAGTGGTAAAGCAGCATGTAGGATATAGTTATAATTACTCATAATTCATTTTCAGAGCCCTTGAATCAGAAGTGCACAATATATGCCATGGTTAGGCATGGAAGAACTCCATGTATGAATAAATGACCGAGATTATTTCTTTTAAGGCTCAGATTCCCTGTGGTCCTCAAGTTCTTGTCTCTGTAGCTTGATCTTTCAGCTGACCAAAAGTCTGAGAAATGATTATGGCTATATTTCTTGAAGAAACCATACTATTTGGGCTGGTAAAATGGTTCagccagtaaaggtgcttgcaggcaaacctgatgacccgagtttgacccCTGGGACTCAGAAGGttggagagaaccaattcctgcaagctGTCGACACTCTGACTTCAGCAGGCATCATagcacccccccccacaaaacAGTCACATACACCgtaattttgattttgttggctgcgacatcattttaaaaataaataatgaaaaaaacataCCATCTGCCAAGGACGTCACGTTGTCACAGTGACAACCATCAAATTTTAGCAGATCTATACCCCAGTCAGCAAATGTCTGGGCATCAATGTCATAGTATCCAAAACTCCCAGGGAAACCTGCACAGGTTTTATTCCCAACGTCTGCATAAATTCCCAGCTTCAATCCTTTGCTGTGGacctgaaatgagaaaaaaaagatgaatcaGGAAGTAGTTTTCTAAAACAGGAGGGGAACTTACTAAGGCTAAGAGCAGAGAGCTGTGAGCTTTCCCCATGGCTTGGGGGCTTCCTTAAACCACTCCAGTTTCTTAGCTGAGTTTGCTGGAAGCAGAGCACAAATCCTCCAGCTCTGCTAAGATAGTTCTAACTATACACGGTGAACTGGAGCACAGAAGTGACGAAAAAGCTGTGACCACTTTAATATTCCTCATGGGATCCCACAGTCTCTTTCCAAAACTGGaacaaatttatcttttttaaaaaagtttttcaaaacagggtttctctgtgtgacagccttggctgtcctggaactctctctgtagaccagcctggcctcacagagatccgcctgcctctgcctgcagagtgctgggattaaaggcgtgtgccaccactgcctgacaacaGATTTATCTTGAGAAAGTCTGACTACATTTCAGTTAAGCCTCTCTGAATCTTCTCCTATCTTGGTCTGGGTGAGCTTACTTAATGCAAGAATCCTAAATTATACCATTCCCTGACTTGATGTCTTCTTTCCAGTAGTTTTCCATCTACTCAACTCCCAGTATTTGCTCATTGGTTGTAGATTCTCACTTGTCCATCTGGATTGGAACTTGACCCTTTCTCCTACAGTCCTGAATAAAATCTGCTTAATGACCCTTAGCTAATATCAGGCTTCATCTGTCTTCAGTTGTCTCTGCAATGTTtgctttcatcttttaaaattcattagtGCTATAACGGTGGTAGTCTCTCATGCTGCTATAGAGATACAAGCATGCTCGACACAACCAAGCTCTCCTTTTCTTCTAGAGAATTCAGTGGTTTCAGCAAAAAAAAGTTTCAACAAGACAGGCAGGCCCCTGGCTCAGGAACTATTGTGAAATGTGCATATGCTGATGTGATGATAATTCCATCAGGATAAACATAATGAGCAGCTAACAGCAACCATTTAAGTATCACGTGGCCTGTTTCTCAATAAGCTTTTTTAAGTGCATACAGACCCATTAGAAAAGAAACATTCCGCTCTAAACTCACATAATTAGCTAGGTGCTGGATCCCACTAGGAAAGCGCTGGGGATCTGCCTGAAGGCGGCCCTTTGAGTCCCTTTCGGGAGCCATCCAGCAGTCATCTATGCAGAGGTATTCATAACCTGCGTCCTTCCAGCCATCAGAGACCATGAGCTCTGCCATCTGCATGAATAGCTGCTCGCTGAAAGAGAATTTCCAATAGTCATTCCAGTTCATTAGATGAAGGCCCACAGGCTCCCAGTGTAAGGCACCTTGGGATTTGGGTTTCTAAAAATGCAGTGATACTGTGCTAATAATTACAACCCATACGAGGTAAAATTAACTCTTTCCTGTTtctcctgtccctctcctcccATGATCTCTGCTCCAGGACTCACACAAGGGGTGGGGCTCTCAGTTCCATCCCTaaccacaaaagaaataaagcctCCAAATAATTGAAATAAGAATGAGACACATGAAAAAATTGCAAAGTTATTGTGGCTAGGAAGCTGTGGTGACACAGGTTTGAAATGCCGGCtattgaggaaactgaggcaggacgaTTTGCAGGTCCAAGGCCTGCCTGGCTTATATATCAGACTAGAGGAACCCCAACAGGGTAAGAGTCAGCAGAATAGacagcttctgctccagctttCTCTGTGTACAGGGAAACAATCTCATTCATACtagtaacagaaacaaaaacaaacagaaaaggccaAGCTATCTAGAGAGTAATATGTTTATCGACCATATGTTAAAATTCTCATGCTGCTTAGTGGCTTGAATAAATGGAGAAACATTATCTTACTCTTGGCTCAGAAAACCTTGAACCCCAAACAGACTTTTGAAGGAATTTGGCAAAAGATTTGAAGAGCTCACCTAAAAGATGAAATGCTTATGtgttataaaagaaaggaagctaCTGCATGTAACATGGCATTAGAATACAAAGATTACTGTTATTTGAAACTTCAGAAAGAGATCCACCCATCTCATGCCCTGAGTCTTGTAGCTTCCCCAGAGAATATAAGGTTTCACAATCaccttcctgtttttttctcttgagacaggatttctctgtgtagt is a window of Arvicola amphibius chromosome X, mArvAmp1.2, whole genome shotgun sequence DNA encoding:
- the LOC119804961 gene encoding 60S ribosomal protein L36a-like, with the translated sequence MVAVSHGSEEVHPGTAYKLPLLAFPLSFCAGIAPANMVNVPKTRRTFCKKCGKHQPHKVTQYKKGKDSLYAQGKRRYDRKQSGYGGQTKPIFRKKAKTTKKIVLRLECVEPNCRSKRMLAIKRCKHFELGGDKKRKGQVIQF
- the Gla gene encoding alpha-galactosidase A isoform X1 gives rise to the protein MKLFSGDPQLVCELALRPLALVFLSVLGAKALDNGLARTPTMGWLHWERFLCNLDCQEEPDSCISEQLFMQMAELMVSDGWKDAGYEYLCIDDCWMAPERDSKGRLQADPQRFPSGIQHLANYVHSKGLKLGIYADVGNKTCAGFPGSFGYYDIDAQTFADWGIDLLKFDGCHCDNVTSLADGYKYMSLALNRTGRGIVYSCEWPLYMRPFQKPNYTDIQYYCNHWRNFDDVYDSWESIKNILTWTTTNQKEIVGVAGPGGWNDPDMLVIGNFGLSWDQQVTQMALWAIMAAPLLMSNDLRQISSQAKALLQNEDVIAINQDPLGKQGYCFRKENNFEVWEKPLSNLAWAVALRNLQEIGGPRSYTIQVSSLGQGIACNPGCIITQLLPVKEQLGFYEWTLTLKTRINPSGTVLLRLDYV
- the Gla gene encoding alpha-galactosidase A isoform X2, which codes for MQMAELMVSDGWKDAGYEYLCIDDCWMAPERDSKGRLQADPQRFPSGIQHLANYVHSKGLKLGIYADVGNKTCAGFPGSFGYYDIDAQTFADWGIDLLKFDGCHCDNVTSLADGYKYMSLALNRTGRGIVYSCEWPLYMRPFQKPNYTDIQYYCNHWRNFDDVYDSWESIKNILTWTTTNQKEIVGVAGPGGWNDPDMLVIGNFGLSWDQQVTQMALWAIMAAPLLMSNDLRQISSQAKALLQNEDVIAINQDPLGKQGYCFRKENNFEVWEKPLSNLAWAVALRNLQEIGGPRSYTIQVSSLGQGIACNPGCIITQLLPVKEQLGFYEWTLTLKTRINPSGTVLLRLDYV